From a region of the Primulina eburnea isolate SZY01 chromosome 7, ASM2296580v1, whole genome shotgun sequence genome:
- the LOC140836717 gene encoding uncharacterized protein: protein MSSQVISSHRENAEVYTGEAICKQKSKELLEKIHLPRGLLPLDEIVEIGYNESSGFIWLKQKKSKTHYFKGISRNVWYDTEVTAFVEDRRMKRLIGVQSKELLIWVTICDISIQDPNSGKITFGTPAGLSRAFPVSAFEEEEEKQST from the coding sequence ATGTCGTCCCAGGTAATCTCGTCTCACCGCGAGAATGCGGAGGTGTACACCGGTGAGGCGATCTGCAAGCAGAAATCCAAGGAGCTGCTCGAGAAAATCCACCTCCCCAGAGGCCTGCTCCCCCTGGACGAGATCGTCGAAATCGGCTACAACGAGTCCTCCGGGTTCATATGGTTGAAGCAGAAGAAGAGCAAGACACACTACTTCAAAGGTATCAGTCGCAACGTGTGGTACGACACCGAGGTCACGGCGTTCGTGGAAGACCGTCGGATGAAGAGGCTGATAGGTGTCCAGAGCAAGGAGCTCCTGATCTGGGTCACTATCTGTGATATTTCGATCCAGGACCCCAATTCCGGGAAAATCACTTTCGGCACCCCTGCGGGGCTCTCCAGAGCGTTTCCGGTCTCGGCGTTCGAAGAGGAAGAGGAGAAGCAGAGTACTTAG
- the LOC140836716 gene encoding nuclear intron maturase 1, mitochondrial, with the protein MSLRTKVKHLTCASFPGAAIRRFCHHLNHRSSSVSALQQDPYSQLKEDPVQVLSNLWVKAFSQPQKPFLNLTGFLSKLDLWVLAYQRACAHATGSFPSKNALPSHTLSNLLSLKDAVVHNQFRWNSQLQQYVRSPNDKPIPKLLSKSKVYSILKSDTPPFQDLVVQEVLLMIIEPVFEPRFSPKSHAFRPGRNPHTVIRTIRSNFAGYLWFIRGDISEIFENADEKVVLGCIEKAIKDKKVLDLIQSGLKGPGENRMSVADKGKKLSARKRKKGQTKKRILRDNEPKPDPYWLRTFFGFAPEEASKVPSYGYCGILSPLLMNVCLNELDHLMENKIAEFFRPCESDSIWKYKIDDGCHNPSWPEFVPSSGKEKTRKMDYIRFAGHFIIGIRGPREEAVGIRKEIIEFCEKKFGIRLDNSKVEIEHISRGIQFLDHIICRRVIHPTLRYTSSGGKIVSEKGVGTLLSVTASVQNCIRQFRQMAFLKGDRDPEPLPCTPMLYSGQAHTNSQMNKLLETMADWYRYADNRKKIVGFCAYVVRSSLAKLYAARYRLKSRAKVYKIASRNLSHPLRESSNNRAPEYSDLLRMGVVDAIEGVQFSHMSLIPSCDYTPFPRNWVPRHEELLREYICLQDPKFFCGLNKAVKRQGLCLPQDDVSKIVWDYKILGFWSGRFHKETENS; encoded by the coding sequence ATGTCACTGAGAACAAAAGTCAAACACCTAACGTGCGCTTCATTCCCCGGCGCGGCCATACGCCGATTCTGCCATCACTTAAACCACCGCTCTTCATCGGTGTCAGCACTGCAACAAGACCCATATTCTCAGCTCAAAGAAGACCCAGTTCAAGTCCTCTCAAACCTCTGGGTGAAAGCATTCTCCCAACCACAGAAACCCTTCCTCAACCTCACCGGCTTCCTTTCCAAACTCGATCTTTGGGTGCTTGCTTACCAGCGAGCATGCGCTCACGCCACCGGATCTTTCCCTTCCAAAAACGCTCTGCCTTCTCACACACTCTCCAACCTCCTTTCACTTAAAGACGCCGTCGTTCACAACCAGTTTAGGTGGAATTCCCAGTTGCAGCAATACGTACGCAGCCCGAATGATAAACCCATCCCTAAATTACTCTCCAAAAGCAAAGTTTATTCTATATTGAAGTCTGATACTCCTCCGTTTCAAGACCTGGTTGTTCAAGAAGTGCTGTTGATGATTATTGAACCTGTTTTTGAGCCGCGATTTTCTCCAAAGTCCCATGCTTTTAGGCCGGGTAGAAATCCTCACACTGTTATTAGAACCATCAGGAGTAATTTTGCTGGGTATTTGTGGTTTATCAGAGGTGATATAAGTGAGATTTTTGAAAATGCAGATGAAAAAGTGGTGCTGGGTTGTATTGAAAAAGCTATAAAAGATAAGAAAGTTCTGGACTTGATTCAATCAGGGTTGAAAGGACCAGGAGAAAATCGTATGAGCGTGGCAGACAAAGGCAAGAAATTGAGTGCAAGGAAACGAAAAAAGGGGCAGACGAAGAAGAGAATTTTGCGTGATAATGAACCTAAGCCCGACCCGTATTGGCTAAGAACATTCTTTGGGTTCGCTCCGGAAGAAGCTTCGAAGGTGCCTAGTTATGGATACTGTGGAATTCTAAGCCCTTTGCTGATGAACGTTTGTCTTAATGAACTTGATCATCTTATGGAGAACAAGATAGCGGAGTTCTTCAGGCCATGTGAGTCTGATTCAATATGGAAGTATAAGATCGATGATGGCTGCCACAACCCTTCTTGGCCTGAGTTTGTGCCCTCAAGTGGCAAGGAAAAGACTCGAAAAATGGATTATATTCGGTTTGCGGGTCATTTTATAATTGGTATCAGGGGGCCAAGAGAGGAAGCAGTGGGAATTAGGAAGGAGATAATCGAGTTTTGTGAGAAAAAATTTGGTATCAGGCTAGACAATTCAAAAGTCGAGATTGAGCATATCTCAAGAGGGATTCAGTTCTTGGATCATATCATATGTCGCAGAGTTATACACCCAACTCTTCGTTACACTTCCAGTGGTGGCAAGATTGTGAGTGAGAAAGGTGTGGGAACTTTGCTTTCAGTTACAGCCAGCGTGCAGAACTGTATCCGCCAGTTCAGACAGATGGCATTCCTAAAAGGCGATAGAGACCCGGAGCCACTGCCTTGCACGCCTATGCTCTATTCGGGTCAAGCTCATACAAATTCCCAGATGAACAAGTTGCTGGAAACCATGGCAGATTGGTACAGATATGCGGATAACCGGAAGAAAATAGTTGGATTTTGTGCCTACGTAGTTCGCAGCTCCCTGGCTAAACTATACGCCGCAAGATACAGGTTGAAATCTCGCGCAAAGGTGTACAAGATTGCTTCACGCAATCTTAGCCATCCACTGAGAGAAAGTAGCAACAACAGAGCACCTGAGTATTCTGATCTTTTGAGAATGGGAGTAGTGGACGCCATTGAGGGGGTTCAGTTCTCTCATATGTCTTTGATTCCATCGTGCGATTATACTCCTTTTCCTAGGAATTGGGTTCCTAGACACGAGGAGTTGTTGCGGGAGTATATCTGTTTACAAGACCCCAAATTCTTTTGTGGGCTGAATAAAGCGGTGAAAAGGCAAGGTTTATGTTTGCCTCAAGATGATGTATCTAAGATTGTTTGGGACTACAAGATTCTTGGATTTTGGAGTGGACGATTCCATAAAGAAACAGAGAATTCGTAA